The Zavarzinella sp. sequence CTGTAACTTGTTCTGATACTCGTTGGAATCAAGATGAACAAAGCTGTTGAAACCAGCACCCTGAAGTTCTTTTGCGATCGTCGATATTGACCACTCCACGGCGGGGCGGTTATCTTCAAATGCAATCATCGTTTCTGCTGTGGGTGCGTTCCACCATTGTTGCACCACCGGTCTGGTCTGGGTTTTGTTCAGTAATTCCATTAATGCTGGTAGCTGCATCTTGCTCAGTGGGACGATCATTGCTGCTTTGGCTTCGGGGATGGGCTTTAATTTCAATGTTACCTGCGTGATGATTCCCAGAGTGCCCAGCGAACCAGTCATCAGTTTCATCAGGTCGTAACCCGCAACATTTTTGACCACTCGGCCACCTGCGCTGGCTACTTCTCCAAGGTTATTGACAAAACTGATGCCGATCAGGTAATCCCGCAAGGTGCCTAATCCGAAGCGTCTTGGTCCACTGGTATTGACTGCAATCGCACCTCCCATGGTGGTCATTTCGGGCAGTGGGCAATCCACAGCCAATTGCTGACCTTCTGTGAGCAAAATCTCATTAAGTTTCTTTAATGTGATGCCCGCACCCACAGTGATCGTCATGTCGCGTGCGGGGTAATCGATCACTTGGTTTAATTCTGTCAGCCGAATTTGATGAACCGCCTGCCGAAAATTACCACCAATGTGCTGAAGGGTGCCATTCCCTGAAGGCGCAATTGCTTGCCGTGTGCTGGTCAATTCGCAGACTTTTTCACACAATTCCGCAACAGATTTCGGTGTGTGCGTACTTAAATAGGAAAACACTTCTACCACCGGAAGAGGTTTGGAAGAATCACTGCATAATTAAGTTGTTATATTAGTCGGGCTCAGGAAATGGTGGGCAATTCGCAAAAATTCGGTGGGGTTCAGCAGCAAATCGTCGTTGACGAACCAACAAAATCGGTTTCCAGATGTGCAGGTTCGTTGCCATGGTAAATTTCGTGGATCACCCACTCATCATCCCAGCAGCCACAAGGGCTTTGAATCTTTACCGTGCGGCCGACTTTCACCACTTCGGCTGGCAGGTGGGACAACTGGGAATGAACCCCGCTGGCCGTTCGTTTCACAATTTTACAAAGTTGATCGTTCATATCGTTTTTCAAACCATTATTGGGCTTTCTGATATTATTTCGCAAGTGAAGGAACTCTATTTTGCTCGGATCAGAAATTTTCATCATTTTCTCATTTTCAGGCTGGCTTCGCACAATTCGCGAAGGTTATGGTGCATGGAGCAATCGTTGCTTGTGCAGGTTCGTTCGGCAGGCAGTTTAAGAACGGGAAACCGGTCCCCACTTGCGCGATTTTTTGTGGTAGGGAAAATTACCACCGCACCACACTAAACTAAATCATCAACACAATGATTACTGTGGGATTTTCAATGAAAAGATGGCTTTGTAAACAAGAACCGGATTGCTATTCGTGGACTCAATTAGAGGAAGATGGGCAAACTGTATGGGATGGGGTGAATAATGCGCTTGCGCTGTCCCACATGCGAAGCATGAAAGCAGGCGACATAATCCTGTTTTACCACTCTGGCAAAGAAAAAGCGATTGTGGGCGAAATGGAAGTGGTTTCGATGACACTGGAAGACCCGGAAAATCCCAAATCCCGCCCACTGGTGGAAGTAAAGCCACTGAAAAAGTGGCCAATTCCTTTGACACTCAAACAGATGAAAGAATGTGAAGACTTACACGAATGGGAGCTGATTCGTATTTCTCGATTGTCGGTGATGCCTGTCAGTGCCGCTCATTGGAAATTGATTAGCGGGCTGGTGAAACAACTTCAAGCGGAAGCAAAGGCAAAGAAAAAATAGTTGTGATTTTGGGGCGCTAAGCCCGCTATGACACAGTTTAATTTCCTTGCGACACTGCAGGGGATTCTTTTTTCACCTGTAGAATCACAAAAACGCCACGTTTATTGGAAACGGCAACATCCAGCAAACCATCACCATTAATGTCTTCGACGGCAAACTGGGTGCCCACGCCGGAATCGATATCAATCACTTGCGGCTTGAATTCCAGCAAACCATCTTTCGCCCGCGTGGCTTTGAACCAGTAGAGCATCGCAGGCCAGTTGGCACCCGGTTCCCGCCTGCCGTGGGACCAGAATCGTTTGCCTGTAATCAGATCTGGCTGGCCATCTCCATCAATATCCTTGTAGTGCATGGCATGCGTTTCAGAAAGCAGTTCGCGGAATAAGTCCTTTTGAGCAAAGGAGTTACCGCTTTTCTGCTGGTGCCACCAAATCCCGAATCGGTGGGCACTGGAACTGACCACGTCCATTTTGCCATCATTGTCCATATCGACGGCAAACATATCGGCACAACTATCACCCAGATTGGCGGCATGAAAAGTCCACGGTGATCCAGTTTCTTTGGCAGGTTGTTCCCACCAGCCACCAGTGCAGATCACATCCTGGCGACCGTCCTTGTTCATATCCCCCACACCAAGACCGTGGGAAAATCGGAAGGTACCGGGCACAATTTTCCCGGTATTGGGCACGATTTTGCCATCTTTCATCTGTGGGGGCACACTTGGTTCGCTGATTGAGTGCATTTCCCAGGTTGCTGTCACATCTTTACCGGGTGCAAACCAGGCCATTTGCCCCATGTTTGCCGTGGCTGGGGTGTTTTTGGGCTGAAAACCCATGATCAATACCCGTTTACCATTCCCAAACAAGTCGGCGTAAAGTGGGGTTTCATTGCACGCACTGTGCCAGATGGTGTGCTTTTTCCAATGTTCTGCTTTCCCTTGTGGATTTTCCATCCAGTAGCAGGGAGCACCGGGGAAGTCGATCACAATCAGATCCACCCAGCCATCCTTGTTGATGTCATCAGTCCAGCACGCAAAAATTTTGCTGTAACCATTTTCGCCTGTGCCATGGTTACCCGGTTTCTGCATCTCGTGGGGCTTCCAATCGGGCCCTTCGTACCAGAATTCGCCGTTCAGGATGTCCATTTTGCCGTCTTTGTTGACATCGCCGACAGCCACCCCTTCCGTACGGAATTTGGTGTCCAGCACGGTCTTCTGCCAGAAAACCGGCTCCGGTAATGCAAAGGAAGGTGCCAGGCACCCAAGGAACAGGAAAATTGCTGCAAAGTTTTTCATAACAAGTACTTACGACAAGAAGAGGAACGTTTCCAACAGCGATCAATCGCTAAACTTCATCTATTCTACCAGTAATTTTGTGGGAATTACAAACATATTCCACCACTTATTCCGGGCAGGGCAATGAACCTTTTCTGAACAGACTTGTCGATTGAATAGTGCATACGTAGCATAATTGCACACTTATGGTGGGTGTAGCTCAGTTGGATAGAGCACCAGTTTGTGGCACTGGACGTCGCGGGTTCGAATCCCGTCACTCACCCTATTCTTTCTTCTATTCCTTACTATGCTTATTAAAATAGTAGGCATTTATCTTGCTTGTTCTTTACAAGTTTCTACCAAAAATTCTGATAAATAATTTTTATCGCCAATCTGTTTG is a genomic window containing:
- a CDS encoding FAD-binding oxidoreductase, which gives rise to MFSYLSTHTPKSVAELCEKVCELTSTRQAIAPSGNGTLQHIGGNFRQAVHQIRLTELNQVIDYPARDMTITVGAGITLKKLNEILLTEGQQLAVDCPLPEMTTMGGAIAVNTSGPRRFGLGTLRDYLIGISFVNNLGEVASAGGRVVKNVAGYDLMKLMTGSLGTLGIITQVTLKLKPIPEAKAAMIVPLSKMQLPALMELLNKTQTRPVVQQWWNAPTAETMIAFEDNRPAVEWSISTIAKELQGAGFNSFVHLDSNEYQNKLQNLTNFSYSADHPMTWKAVFRPSRTVAFCQHLLEKYEGALNVHLGNGIVFGWLNGQENDAHCRLVHTELVQKVHQHGGMFTVLQHPPSIAESLELWGDGGAERVLMKNIKLHLDPASTFNPGRFVDGI
- a CDS encoding EVE domain-containing protein; translated protein: MKRWLCKQEPDCYSWTQLEEDGQTVWDGVNNALALSHMRSMKAGDIILFYHSGKEKAIVGEMEVVSMTLEDPENPKSRPLVEVKPLKKWPIPLTLKQMKECEDLHEWELIRISRLSVMPVSAAHWKLISGLVKQLQAEAKAKKK
- a CDS encoding VCBS repeat-containing protein; protein product: MKNFAAIFLFLGCLAPSFALPEPVFWQKTVLDTKFRTEGVAVGDVNKDGKMDILNGEFWYEGPDWKPHEMQKPGNHGTGENGYSKIFACWTDDINKDGWVDLIVIDFPGAPCYWMENPQGKAEHWKKHTIWHSACNETPLYADLFGNGKRVLIMGFQPKNTPATANMGQMAWFAPGKDVTATWEMHSISEPSVPPQMKDGKIVPNTGKIVPGTFRFSHGLGVGDMNKDGRQDVICTGGWWEQPAKETGSPWTFHAANLGDSCADMFAVDMDNDGKMDVVSSSAHRFGIWWHQQKSGNSFAQKDLFRELLSETHAMHYKDIDGDGQPDLITGKRFWSHGRREPGANWPAMLYWFKATRAKDGLLEFKPQVIDIDSGVGTQFAVEDINGDGLLDVAVSNKRGVFVILQVKKESPAVSQGN